A stretch of Shinella zoogloeoides DNA encodes these proteins:
- a CDS encoding F0F1 ATP synthase subunit delta, translating into MPVADTSQLVSGVAERYASSLFDLAQEAGSADSVGADLARFQALINESDDLKRLIASPVFSAEDQTKAIAAVAAKAGITGLVANFLKVVASNRRLFAVPGMIQAYRVIAARARGEITADVTSAHALTAAQENELKAALKGVTGKDVAVAVTVDPSILGGLIVKVGSRQIDTSLRTKLSTLKLALKEVG; encoded by the coding sequence GTGCCCGTGGCAGACACATCCCAGCTTGTTTCCGGTGTTGCAGAAAGATACGCGTCTTCGCTTTTCGACCTCGCTCAGGAAGCCGGTTCGGCTGACAGTGTCGGTGCCGATCTTGCCCGTTTCCAGGCTCTGATCAACGAAAGCGACGACCTGAAGCGGCTGATCGCCAGCCCTGTCTTCTCCGCCGAAGATCAGACCAAGGCCATTGCCGCCGTCGCCGCCAAGGCCGGCATCACGGGCCTCGTGGCAAACTTCCTCAAGGTGGTTGCGTCGAATCGTCGCCTCTTCGCCGTTCCCGGCATGATCCAGGCATACCGCGTCATCGCGGCCCGCGCCCGCGGCGAAATCACGGCCGATGTCACCTCGGCCCATGCGCTGACCGCAGCGCAGGAAAACGAATTGAAGGCGGCGCTGAAAGGCGTCACCGGCAAAGACGTGGCGGTTGCCGTCACCGTGGATCCGTCCATTCTCGGTGGTCTGATCGTCAAGGTGGGATCGCGCCAGATCGACACGTCCCTTCGCACCAAACTCTCTACTCTTAAGCTTGCACTGAAAGAGGTCGGCTGA
- a CDS encoding DUF4345 domain-containing protein: MEFYIPTETGEFLAFCAAIVTSLLGLIALFAPGTVLKLAGLQTKETSREGLAFVRSSGGFYAGLAIVALMMAQSWIYMAIGGGFTLAAFGRILSLMSDGSFSLKNLLVLAVQAVLAGLPLGYAFGFI, encoded by the coding sequence ATGGAATTCTACATCCCCACCGAGACGGGCGAGTTCCTGGCGTTCTGCGCGGCCATCGTGACGAGCCTGCTCGGCCTGATCGCGCTCTTCGCTCCCGGCACGGTGCTGAAACTCGCCGGTCTCCAGACGAAGGAAACCAGCCGCGAAGGGCTCGCCTTCGTCCGCTCCTCCGGCGGCTTTTATGCCGGCCTCGCCATCGTGGCGCTGATGATGGCGCAGAGCTGGATCTATATGGCGATCGGCGGCGGGTTCACCCTTGCCGCTTTCGGCCGCATCCTCTCGCTGATGTCGGATGGATCCTTCTCGCTGAAGAACCTTCTCGTGCTCGCCGTGCAGGCGGTGCTTGCCGGCCTGCCGCTGGGCTACGCCTTCGGCTTCATCTGA